GCCGGTGGCTTCCCTTCACACCTTCTCTGATTATGATGAAGCCATTCGATCTGCAAATGAAGTCAATTTTGGCCTCCAAGTAGGTGTTTTTACCAATCACCTGCAAACGGCCCACAAAGCCGCTCATGACCTTCATGTCGGCGGTGTCATCATTAATGACAGCAGTGATTTCCGGGTGGATGCAATGCCCTTTGGCGGGGTTAAAGGGTCTGGCATCAATCGGGAAGGTGTCCACAATGCAATCATGGATATGACGGAACCGAGAGTAGTAAGCTTTAAAATAGAAGATGATGAACAATAATAGGCTGGAATAACTTGATGCGCCAGTGGCGGCCACACTTTCATAGGTGTGGTGGCTTCTTCGTTTGCCGTGATCTGCGGTGAATGTCACCGGAAACTTATGCGAAAATGTTTTCTTGCGTCTCATTTTTTAAGGGATAAGAGGGGGGAGTTGTATGTTCTCAAAAGATGAATTTGTGACGAGGTTGAACAAAACGAAGCAGAAAATGCAGGAATACGGTGTAGAGGTCTTGATTCTTTCCAACCCGTCAAATATGTGTTATATCACGGGCTATGATGCTTGGAGCTTTTATGTCCATCAGGCCGTCATCGTATTTATCGATGAAGATGAACCTGTTTGGATCGGTCGGGAAATGGACGCAAAAGGCGCAAAAATAACCACTTGGTTAAGTGACTCTCATATTATCTCTTATCCTGATGAATTTGTGCAATCAACGATTAAGCACCCGATGGATTTTGTCGCTCACGTTTTAAATGACTTGGGCCAACATACGAGAAAAATTGGCGTAGAGATGGATGCCTTTTATTATACAGCCATGTGCCATGAACGCCTGCAATTTGGCCTTCCGGATGCCGAGTTTAAAAATGCGAGCTCCCTCGTAAATTGGGTACGGGTGATTAAAAGTGATGCCGAAATCGAATACATGCGAAAAGCTGCCTTTATTGTGGAAAATGCCATGCAAGCAGCCTACGATAAAGCAGATGTAGGTGTTCGGGAAAATGAAGTAGCAGCAGCAATTTATCATGCCCAAATTTACGGAAGCGATGATTTTGGCGGGGATTATACATCCATCGTTCCAATGTTGCCATCAGGAAAGTATACGGCAAGCCCTCACCTGACGTGGACCGATCAGAAATATAAAGAAGGTGATTTTTTAACATTGGAAATCGCCGGTTGTTATCAACGGTATCATACACCGATGGCCAGAACAATGGTTCTGGGGAAAGCTCCGGATTATGTACGTGACGTCGGAAAAGTTGTAAATGAAGGGATTGCAGATACGCTTGCCCATATGAAACCGGGCATGACTGCTGAAGAAGTGGAAGTGATCTGGAGCAACTCGATTGCCAAACATGGCTATGTGAAAGCTTCCAGATTGGGTTACTCCATCGGATTGAGCTATCCTCCGGATTGGGGAGAGCATACCATCAGTTTCCGAAAGGGCGATCATTCCCTATTGGAACCGAATATGGCCTTTCATCTTATGCCGGGAATATGGTTTGATGATTTCGGTATCGAGATTACAGAGCCGCTTTTAGTGACAGAGAATGGGATAGAGACATTCACTTCCTTCGATCGTGAAATTTATGAAAAGCCGGTCGACTAATCTTTTTTATTTTTCTTCGGTACCGGATCGTAGCCGCCACGGTGAAAAGGATGACATTTACTCAGTCGAATAACGGCAAGCAGGATTCCTTTGAAGGCTCCTTGTTTTTCAATGGCTTCGACCGCATATTGGGAGCATGTCGGATAAAAACGGCAAGTTGGCGGCGTATAAGGAGAGATGTAACGCCGATACAATTGGATGGGAAAAATCAACACTTTACGTAGCATACGTGCTCCTCAATTCATATCATGGGTATGTTTAGCCTGACTATGCTTCACCATAGAGAAAGAGCGACCATCTTCCTTGGTCGCTCTTTTCTTAATTCTTCGAGCTTAACTAACGAAAAAAGTAGCTTTTGGTTGCAGGGTTTGATACAAAAGGTGATATTCCTCATCATTTAAACGGAGCAATGGCAAACGCAGAGTGCCGGATATAATGTTATGCATTTCCAATGCTGCTTTCACCGGGGAAGGGCTCGGGGCCATAAACATCGCATTCATGACGGGCAATAATTCCCGATGCTGTTTGGCTGCCATTTGCACATGCCCCTGCATGAAATTCTGTATCATTTGCGACATGCCTTTTCCGACAATATGTGAAGCGACTGAAACAATTCCACTGCTTCCGATGGACATAAGAGGCAACGTTAAACTGTCGTCTCCACCATATAGTTTAAAACCTTCCTGTGCATTTTCAATAATGAATGAAGCCGCATCGGTGTCTCCGCTCGCTTCTTTAACGGCTTGAATATTATCAATGTTGGATAACCGGACGATCGTTTCCGGCGCTAAACTGACAGCGGTTCGGCCGGGCACATTATAGAGCATGATCGGTAAATCCGTACTGGCTGCAATAGCTTTAAAATGTTGATACATCCCTTCCTGGGAAGGTTTACTATAATAAGGGGTGACGACCATAATGCCGTCGACGCCTGCGTTCTCCGCTGCTTGTGTAAGCGCGATCGAAGCACGAGTATCACTGGTCCCTGTGCCGGCAATAACAGGAATTCTTCCGTTCGCTACCTTTACCGTATGCTTAAATAAGGACAATTTTTCTTCTTGGGATAACGTTGGTGATTCCCCTGTTGTCCCTGCAACAACAATTGACTCTGTTCCATTAGCAATCAGATGATTAATCAACTTTGTGAGGTCTTGAAAATCAATCTCACCGTTGTCATCGAAAGGAGTAACCATCGCTGTAATCAATCGCCCTACATTCATTTTTTACCACCCTCGTGTTTATATTTTTGATGTCTTCCATGAGGGGCTTTACACAAGTCAGTTTATGTGCATTCGGCCAGAAAGTGTAGGCATCCAACCAGAAAATTGATACCTTCATTAAAAAACAGCAATGAGCGCTCTCATTGCTGCATGAACACTTCTTTATGACCAGAAGCACTCCATGCGTGAGATAGCCCTCCATATAGCTTTTAGCTATATGACAGCCCTGCACTTGTTCAATGCAAGACCAGCCCAGAATGCGTGAGTCATTCTTAGCTTCGGCAAATACCCCTTTCCGTAAACGCACAGGGGTCCCACAATCCCTACGTATACGTACTGATGGTCTCTGCTCCTCTACTCCCACTTCAGAAGAAGCTGGATGTATTTATATATGTATAGTATCAAAATTCTTTATGATCTGCAACGGCTAATTTACACTTTTTGCGGATTACATGTAATTTTTGACCGTCAGTAATTTCCGCATGTTAAACGTGTACAATCGGTTACTCTAAACGTAGAAAGGAGGAAGATCTGTATGAAAACAAGGTTCCTCATTTTGACGATGGTTACAGTACTCGTCACTACCGGTTGCGTCCAGGCGCAACATGAAACCGGGCATACCCGGAAAGATTATGACCCCGAGCTTGAGCTTGGCATAAATTTAAATGATCATCTCGGTCCGGCCTCTGATTTGATGGTGCCTGATGACGGTCCGGGTAATTTAACAAAGAAAGGAACGCAGGATATCGATAGCCAACGGGATTACGGTTGGCATAAAAACCGTGTCAATGCAGTAAAAACAGGTCGGGTAAACGATCATCCGCGCCTAAATGATGACGCTGAAAGACTTCGTGACCAAGTGCAGGAGATTAATCAACAATACGAGGGAGAACAAGAAGACCTCCCCATCCTTAAAGAAAAAATTGAAAGCCTTGAGCCTGTATCCAATGCTTATGTCGTTTCGCACGACGGTCGTTTATATATAGGGATCGAAGGCGCCTCGGCAGATGATGAACAATTGGGCCGTGCAATCTCATCGCTCGTCAGCGAAGAAGATGTTGTATGGCATACGGATCGAAGGTCCGTCCACCGTATACGTGCAGCAGAGAAAACAGTAAATACCGAAGGCGAACTCGGTACGCATGAGTGGCTTGAGGACGTGGAGTATGAATTACAAAAATTAGGGGACGACTGGACGAATTAACCACCACGTCTCCATTAAATTTTAAATCACATGCAAAGCTTTTTCTTCAACATTAATATTTATCGGTGTCTCCCCGATGATTTCACCATCTCCATGGACAATCATGGCTGATGAGGAAGAGATCTCAATTTGCTTTCCGGTTCGCATTTTGATGGATGGATGGCTTACATGTTTTCCCTTAAATACGCCGGGGAATGCTCGTACAAATTGGAACTTCGACATTCCTTGAACAACACAAAGCTCTAAATAGCCATCATTCCCTTTAGCATTTGGGCAAATGGCCATTCCGCCTGCGTAATAAGGGAAGTTTGCAACGGCAACCAGCCATACATCCGTCATTTTTTCTGTCTTGTCATCGATTTTTATCGAAATATCGGCCGGTTGAAACCCTAACAAAACCCTAAAAACACTGATGATGTAAGTTATCTTCCCTAAACGAAAGAAATTCATCCACTTCTTCGTTTTAGAAGCGTTTACGGTCTGGGCCACTTTTCCGTCAAAACCGATGCCGATAACGGTAGCGCAACTTCTATCTTCGACACGTCCAATATCAACCGTTCTTTGCTCCCCTTTTAAAATCCATTCGAATGCTTCCTCTGCATTCGAGGGGATGTCCAATGCTCTGGCAAAATCATTGCCTGATCCAGCGGGGATGATCCCCATGGGGATATTCGATCTTATCAATCCGTTGATAACTTCATGTATGGTTCCATCTCCGCCAATAACGATGATAACCCCAGTTTTTACTTCTTTGCTGATTTCCGTAGCATGCGAGGGATATTTTGTAAAAAAAACCCGAAAGTTTATCTGTTTTGCAGTAAGCATCTTTTCAACGTTCTTCCAAATCGTCAAGCCCCTCCCATTCCCGGAAACCTTATTGACAATAAAATGATACAAATCATTCGCCCCTTTCCTGAGGTGGAAATTGAGATACTCATGGTTCATAACGGGGAGCACTTTCTTTATTTTCAGAAGCGTTTCCGATCCGTTCCACCTCTTTATCAGCAAGATCTTCAATGTAGTCCATTACTAATTGTGACAATGCACGGTGGCTCGTGTTTGGAAAATGATCCGGACGGATAGGGTCCCCAATGACAATGGTTACTGGCGTCCGGCCCAATGTTTTGTTTCCCCAAACAATCGCAACCGGCAATATCGGCACTGATGATTGCCGGCTCAAAAACGCTACCCCTTTTTTGGGTGGGACCGTTTCGCCTATTTTGCATCTTTTTCCTTCGGGGAAAATTCCAAACCATTCCCCGCGTTTAATGACTTTTAAGGAGTGACGAACCGGACGAATGACGATCCCGCTTTTACGGTCGACAGGAATAGCATGCACCTGACGTAAAAACCAATTGCTCAACGGAAACTTGAACAATTCGCTTTTTGCCATAAAATGAATCGGACGCTTGGACATTCCGGAAAGAATAATCGGGTCGAAAAAGCTTTGGTGATTGGCGGCGATGATAAAAGAGTCATTTGGAATTCGTTCTTTCCCGATCATGTTTATTTTATACAAAAAATACAAGACCATTAATCCGATCGGTTTTAACAACCAATAAACCATGCGTGTACACCCCGTTTGTTGGCTTCATTCCCTATTATGCCTAAATCACTTCTTTAAAATACCGGGAAAACGTATACCAACTTCCTGAACGGTTAAAATATGAATGGTATTTCTTCCAAATGTCTTATGGATGTGTGATGGACCTTTGATTTGCGTATAAACTCGCCTGGGCTAGGAGGAGGGAAGAGGTCTATCTCTCGATATTCTAATCACTCGTAAAACAATCAAGGAGGACGCATTCATGAACAATTTTACGGTGGCCGGGAAGGCGGAAAGTCCATTTTTATCATGGTTGACCGAAGGAATGATCAATGAATTTGAAGCGGCCGGTTATCGTTATCATGAGGAACCTGTGGAGCCCATCAAATTGGTATTCAATCTCATTGATCCTGAAACCCCTCGTCATTTTCGCAGAAACTCCCAGTCCACGTTTGTCGTTTCTGTGGTTGAAAACGATGAGCAACCGGAAGATGTCTTCAAAGCCGCTTATCCATACTTAGTCCGGTCTCTCGCTAACCACTTGATTTTCATTTCTCATCATGACGAAGGC
The Salicibibacter kimchii DNA segment above includes these coding regions:
- a CDS encoding M24 family metallopeptidase — encoded protein: MFSKDEFVTRLNKTKQKMQEYGVEVLILSNPSNMCYITGYDAWSFYVHQAVIVFIDEDEPVWIGREMDAKGAKITTWLSDSHIISYPDEFVQSTIKHPMDFVAHVLNDLGQHTRKIGVEMDAFYYTAMCHERLQFGLPDAEFKNASSLVNWVRVIKSDAEIEYMRKAAFIVENAMQAAYDKADVGVRENEVAAAIYHAQIYGSDDFGGDYTSIVPMLPSGKYTASPHLTWTDQKYKEGDFLTLEIAGCYQRYHTPMARTMVLGKAPDYVRDVGKVVNEGIADTLAHMKPGMTAEEVEVIWSNSIAKHGYVKASRLGYSIGLSYPPDWGEHTISFRKGDHSLLEPNMAFHLMPGIWFDDFGIEITEPLLVTENGIETFTSFDREIYEKPVD
- a CDS encoding YhcN/YlaJ family sporulation lipoprotein is translated as MKTRFLILTMVTVLVTTGCVQAQHETGHTRKDYDPELELGINLNDHLGPASDLMVPDDGPGNLTKKGTQDIDSQRDYGWHKNRVNAVKTGRVNDHPRLNDDAERLRDQVQEINQQYEGEQEDLPILKEKIESLEPVSNAYVVSHDGRLYIGIEGASADDEQLGRAISSLVSEEDVVWHTDRRSVHRIRAAEKTVNTEGELGTHEWLEDVEYELQKLGDDWTN
- the dapA gene encoding 4-hydroxy-tetrahydrodipicolinate synthase; this translates as MNVGRLITAMVTPFDDNGEIDFQDLTKLINHLIANGTESIVVAGTTGESPTLSQEEKLSLFKHTVKVANGRIPVIAGTGTSDTRASIALTQAAENAGVDGIMVVTPYYSKPSQEGMYQHFKAIAASTDLPIMLYNVPGRTAVSLAPETIVRLSNIDNIQAVKEASGDTDAASFIIENAQEGFKLYGGDDSLTLPLMSIGSSGIVSVASHIVGKGMSQMIQNFMQGHVQMAAKQHRELLPVMNAMFMAPSPSPVKAALEMHNIISGTLRLPLLRLNDEEYHLLYQTLQPKATFFVS
- a CDS encoding lysophospholipid acyltransferase family protein, whose amino-acid sequence is MVYWLLKPIGLMVLYFLYKINMIGKERIPNDSFIIAANHQSFFDPIILSGMSKRPIHFMAKSELFKFPLSNWFLRQVHAIPVDRKSGIVIRPVRHSLKVIKRGEWFGIFPEGKRCKIGETVPPKKGVAFLSRQSSVPILPVAIVWGNKTLGRTPVTIVIGDPIRPDHFPNTSHRALSQLVMDYIEDLADKEVERIGNASENKESAPRYEP
- the yidD gene encoding membrane protein insertion efficiency factor YidD, encoding MLRKVLIFPIQLYRRYISPYTPPTCRFYPTCSQYAVEAIEKQGAFKGILLAVIRLSKCHPFHRGGYDPVPKKNKKD
- a CDS encoding diacylglycerol/lipid kinase family protein — its product is MNHEYLNFHLRKGANDLYHFIVNKVSGNGRGLTIWKNVEKMLTAKQINFRVFFTKYPSHATEISKEVKTGVIIVIGGDGTIHEVINGLIRSNIPMGIIPAGSGNDFARALDIPSNAEEAFEWILKGEQRTVDIGRVEDRSCATVIGIGFDGKVAQTVNASKTKKWMNFFRLGKITYIISVFRVLLGFQPADISIKIDDKTEKMTDVWLVAVANFPYYAGGMAICPNAKGNDGYLELCVVQGMSKFQFVRAFPGVFKGKHVSHPSIKMRTGKQIEISSSSAMIVHGDGEIIGETPININVEEKALHVI